One window of Leptospira yasudae genomic DNA carries:
- a CDS encoding precorrin-2 dehydrogenase/sirohydrochlorin ferrochelatase family protein: MSRKYPAFLNLENKNVLLIGGGKVALEKLPHLLDAGAKITLIALETCREVAQILEKHPEIKVEYRSVEFSDLQGRALVFSATNDSDLNRRLSDYAHSWKIWINCADDPSNCDFYSAAVLDRGPVRVAISTEGNFAGLSGVVKTTLEELIPDEHEEELQELMRLRKELKSILPDPEKRKKVLKELLQTLKEDYFKIPAEPKRI; this comes from the coding sequence ATGAGCCGTAAATATCCAGCGTTTTTGAATTTAGAAAATAAGAATGTTCTTTTGATCGGCGGCGGCAAGGTCGCTCTCGAAAAATTACCGCATCTCTTGGATGCGGGCGCTAAGATCACGTTGATCGCCTTGGAAACTTGCCGCGAAGTCGCGCAGATTTTGGAAAAACATCCCGAGATCAAAGTAGAATACAGATCCGTCGAATTTTCCGATCTTCAAGGACGGGCCTTGGTTTTTTCCGCGACGAACGATTCCGATTTGAATCGAAGACTCAGCGATTACGCGCATTCTTGGAAGATTTGGATCAACTGTGCGGACGATCCTTCGAACTGCGATTTTTATTCCGCAGCCGTATTGGATCGCGGTCCTGTACGCGTTGCAATTTCCACCGAAGGAAATTTTGCGGGTTTGTCCGGAGTCGTTAAGACGACATTGGAAGAACTTATTCCCGACGAGCACGAAGAAGAACTGCAGGAGTTGATGCGGCTTAGAAAAGAATTGAAGTCGATTCTTCCCGATCCCGAAAAAAGAAAAAAGGTTTTGAAAGAGTTGTTGCAGACTCTGAAAGAGGATTATTTCAAAATCCCCGCGGAACCCAAACGTATATAA
- the cobA gene encoding uroporphyrinogen-III C-methyltransferase: MLNADTNKDLKPGKVYLVGAGPGNPEDLTLRAYRILTNAEVILYDALLDPSFLEIFPKSAVVHYVGKRSGAHSATQEEINELLLFYALQGKNVVRLKGGDPFVFGRGGEELITLLNHNIEYEIVPGVSSLNAGSSFAGFPLTHRGLSRQVLIMDGHTVLNEETDWEWFAKFKGTIALFMGTTSLPKIAKLLLLHGSDPSLPVALVENASLENCNVQTCTLREAADSYFEKKTKGPGIIYIGKVVQFLERTRFAQFVSETLGGEEE; this comes from the coding sequence GTGTTAAACGCCGATACGAACAAAGATCTTAAACCCGGCAAGGTGTATCTTGTGGGAGCCGGACCGGGAAATCCGGAGGATCTTACTTTACGTGCGTATCGAATTCTAACCAATGCCGAGGTCATTTTGTATGACGCGCTTTTGGATCCTTCTTTTCTGGAGATTTTTCCGAAGTCCGCCGTGGTTCATTACGTTGGTAAACGTTCCGGCGCTCATTCCGCAACGCAGGAAGAAATCAACGAGCTTCTTCTTTTCTACGCTTTGCAAGGAAAGAATGTGGTTCGTCTGAAAGGAGGAGATCCTTTCGTTTTCGGAAGAGGCGGCGAAGAACTCATCACATTACTCAATCATAATATAGAATACGAAATCGTTCCCGGAGTCAGTTCTCTGAACGCGGGTTCGTCCTTTGCGGGATTTCCTCTGACTCACAGAGGTTTGTCCCGCCAGGTTTTGATCATGGACGGGCATACCGTTCTGAACGAGGAAACCGATTGGGAATGGTTTGCCAAGTTCAAAGGAACGATTGCGCTTTTTATGGGGACGACCTCTCTTCCTAAAATTGCGAAACTTCTTTTGCTGCACGGAAGCGATCCTTCATTACCGGTCGCTCTTGTGGAAAATGCGTCGCTCGAAAACTGCAACGTTCAAACCTGCACGCTTCGGGAAGCGGCCGATTCTTACTTTGAAAAAAAGACGAAAGGTCCGGGTATCATCTATATCGGAAAGGTCGTTCAATTTTTGGAAAGAACCCGTTTCGCACAATTTGTCTCCGAAACGCTGGGAGGCGAAGAAGAATGA
- the cysN gene encoding sulfate adenylyltransferase subunit CysN produces MDLLRFITAGSVDDGKSTLIGRLLYDSKSIFEDQLEAIEKTARGNNGQINLALLTDGLKAEREQGITIDVAYKYFSTPKRKFIIADAPGHVQYTRNMVTGASNSNLAIILIDARKGVIEQTYRHSYIASMLRIPHLVVCINKMDLVEFSQSRYEEIKAEYLNFASRLDIKDIEFIPISALNGDNVVDKSENLSWYDGRTLLNHLEEVYIESDENIEDARFPVQYVIRPLSDEHHDYRGYAGQVRSGIFRKGDSITVLPSGFTSTIEAIDTFDGEVEEAFPPMSVTIRLKDEIDISRGDMIVKSDNQPIVSQDLEANICWMDSKVLLSGNKYLLRQTTNSVKAIVKEIEFKVAPDTHEKQDASKGLTLNEIGKIKIRTAKPVSFDEYRINRSTGSFILVDEGTNSTVGAGMITGVGA; encoded by the coding sequence ATGGATTTATTGCGTTTTATTACTGCGGGAAGCGTGGACGACGGTAAGTCCACTTTGATCGGAAGACTTCTCTACGACAGCAAATCGATCTTCGAGGATCAACTTGAAGCGATCGAAAAAACCGCGCGCGGCAACAACGGTCAGATCAACTTGGCTCTTCTCACGGACGGTCTCAAAGCGGAAAGAGAACAAGGAATTACGATCGACGTCGCTTATAAATATTTTTCGACTCCGAAACGAAAGTTCATCATCGCCGACGCTCCGGGCCACGTTCAATACACACGTAACATGGTTACGGGAGCGTCTAACTCCAATTTGGCGATCATTCTGATCGACGCTCGTAAGGGCGTGATCGAACAAACATATCGTCATTCTTACATCGCATCGATGTTAAGAATTCCTCATCTCGTGGTTTGTATCAACAAGATGGATTTGGTGGAATTCTCCCAATCTCGTTACGAAGAAATCAAAGCCGAATATCTGAACTTCGCGTCCCGATTGGACATTAAGGATATTGAATTTATTCCGATCAGCGCTCTCAACGGGGACAACGTAGTCGATAAGTCCGAAAACCTTTCCTGGTATGACGGACGTACTCTTCTCAATCATCTTGAGGAAGTCTATATCGAAAGCGACGAGAACATAGAAGACGCTCGTTTTCCGGTGCAATACGTGATCCGTCCTCTTTCCGACGAACACCACGATTACAGAGGATACGCGGGACAGGTCCGCAGCGGAATTTTCAGAAAAGGCGATTCGATCACGGTTCTTCCGAGCGGATTTACGAGTACGATCGAAGCGATCGATACGTTCGACGGAGAAGTGGAAGAAGCGTTTCCTCCGATGTCCGTCACGATTCGTTTGAAGGACGAGATCGATATTTCCCGCGGAGATATGATCGTTAAGTCCGATAACCAGCCGATCGTTTCTCAGGATTTGGAAGCGAACATCTGCTGGATGGATTCCAAGGTTTTATTGTCCGGTAATAAATACCTTCTGCGTCAAACCACGAATTCGGTAAAAGCGATCGTAAAAGAAATCGAATTCAAGGTCGCTCCCGACACTCATGAAAAACAGGACGCGTCGAAAGGTCTTACGCTGAACGAAATCGGTAAGATCAAAATCCGCACCGCAAAGCCTGTGAGTTTCGACGAATATAGAATCAATCGTTCCACGGGAAGTTTTATACTCGTGGATGAAGGAACCAATTCCACCGTCGGCGCGGGAATGATCACCGGAGTCGGAGCCTAA
- the cysD gene encoding sulfate adenylyltransferase subunit CysD, whose translation MNRSRLTHLEQLEAESIYILRETASQFERPALLFSGGKDSITLVHLALKAFRPGKFPFPLVHIDTGHNFQEALDFRDELASKIGEKLIVRYVQDSIDQGKAVEEKGKFPSRNGIQTVTLLDTIAEFKFDACIGGARRDEEKARAKERVFSVRDEFGQWDPKLQRPELWNIYNGKISPGENVRVFPISNWTELDVWEYIRKENIALPSLYFSHKRQVIYRENLLFPVSKFITIDGNDRVEDKIVRFRTVGDMTCTAAVDSQADNIDDIILEIQTTRTTERGSRLDDKRSEAAMEDRKRGGYF comes from the coding sequence ATGAATAGATCCAGACTTACACATCTCGAACAACTCGAAGCGGAATCGATTTATATTCTTCGGGAAACCGCTTCTCAATTTGAAAGACCCGCTCTTCTTTTCTCCGGAGGAAAGGATTCGATCACACTTGTGCATCTCGCGTTGAAAGCGTTTCGTCCCGGAAAGTTTCCGTTTCCTCTCGTCCACATCGATACCGGTCATAACTTTCAGGAAGCTCTCGATTTCAGAGACGAACTCGCTTCCAAGATCGGCGAGAAGCTCATCGTTCGTTACGTTCAGGATTCCATCGATCAAGGCAAAGCGGTGGAAGAAAAAGGAAAATTCCCGAGCAGAAACGGAATTCAAACCGTGACCCTTTTGGATACGATCGCCGAATTCAAATTCGACGCTTGCATCGGAGGAGCGCGCCGCGACGAGGAAAAAGCCAGAGCGAAAGAACGGGTTTTTTCCGTTCGTGACGAATTCGGTCAATGGGATCCGAAACTGCAAAGACCCGAGCTTTGGAATATTTATAACGGTAAAATCAGTCCGGGGGAGAATGTACGCGTTTTTCCGATTTCCAACTGGACCGAGTTGGACGTTTGGGAATACATCCGCAAAGAAAACATCGCTCTTCCTTCTTTATATTTTTCTCATAAACGACAAGTGATCTATCGCGAGAATCTTCTCTTCCCCGTTTCGAAGTTCATTACGATCGACGGAAACGATCGCGTGGAAGACAAGATCGTTCGTTTCCGCACGGTGGGCGATATGACTTGCACCGCGGCAGTGGATTCGCAAGCGGATAACATCGACGACATCATCCTCGAAATCCAAACGACTCGGACGACGGAACGAGGTTCCAGACTCGACGACAAACGTTCGGAAGCGGCTATGGAAGACAGAAAACGAGGAGGATACTTCTGA
- a CDS encoding phosphoadenylyl-sulfate reductase — protein sequence MNPQELEQKLAPLSLEDALEWISNEYGETAAFSTSLGLEDQVITHVIFSRNLKIRVFTLDTGRLFNETYDLHKLTNASYNKKIETFFPDTVAVQNLINTKGPDSFYDSVDNRKECCYIRKVEPLNRALVGTKLWITGIRSEQSDSRHSLTKVELDSSRNILKYHPLLDWSLERTQDFIDTYRIPVNVLHKKGFPSIGCAPCTRAVQPGEDIRAGRWWWEESNQECGLHVVDGKLVRQKSGPKRAI from the coding sequence ATGAACCCGCAAGAGTTGGAACAAAAACTTGCGCCTTTGAGCCTGGAAGACGCTTTAGAATGGATCAGCAACGAGTATGGGGAAACTGCGGCCTTCTCCACGAGCTTAGGTCTTGAAGACCAAGTTATCACTCACGTTATATTCTCCCGAAATCTGAAAATCAGAGTTTTTACTTTGGATACGGGCCGCCTTTTCAACGAAACGTACGACCTTCACAAACTTACGAACGCAAGTTATAATAAAAAGATCGAAACGTTTTTTCCCGACACGGTCGCGGTTCAAAATCTCATCAATACGAAAGGGCCCGACAGCTTTTACGATTCGGTGGATAACAGAAAAGAATGTTGTTATATCCGAAAAGTCGAACCTCTCAATCGAGCGCTTGTCGGAACAAAACTTTGGATCACCGGAATCCGGTCGGAACAATCGGATTCCAGACATTCGCTCACGAAAGTGGAACTTGATTCTTCGCGTAATATTTTAAAGTATCATCCGCTTCTCGATTGGTCTTTGGAACGCACGCAAGACTTCATCGATACGTATCGGATTCCGGTAAACGTGTTACACAAAAAAGGATTTCCTTCGATCGGCTGCGCTCCCTGCACAAGAGCGGTTCAACCGGGAGAAGATATCCGCGCCGGAAGATGGTGGTGGGAAGAATCCAACCAAGAATGCGGACTTCACGTCGTCGACGGCAAGTTGGTCCGTCAAAAATCCGGTCCTAAAAGAGCAATATGA
- a CDS encoding CPBP family intramembrane glutamic endopeptidase yields the protein MEILSILKGFFRKNRAIYVLLFGVYGSVFLLLFLNEEFGFPLLASKNPVLKTIATLCIYGMLMLFFYFHLPQKRRSRFAKGKLAGFLFVFWICMIVLEFLDLSHEKFLMYLPREWIYWSWKVAKQFVHFVPLLAIPLLYDFYRHKTDPVPFDKKKNPRYYPILILGLLIAAIGSFVPGFREFYPRAPLSNEQLLYHATWFTTLGFEIVYLSTFYFTEFFFRKFIIRYLSFAGRYHAVGMGALIYGMVHFEKPRGEILSSFFGGLLMGALSIRTHSIRGGLYAHIALAAGMEFFAGLYVWDKLF from the coding sequence ATGGAAATCCTATCGATCCTCAAGGGATTCTTTCGGAAGAATCGAGCGATTTATGTTCTCCTATTTGGAGTTTACGGAAGCGTTTTTCTCCTTCTCTTTCTCAACGAAGAATTCGGATTTCCCCTTCTTGCCTCCAAAAACCCCGTACTAAAAACGATCGCCACGCTCTGCATCTACGGAATGCTGATGCTCTTCTTCTACTTTCACCTTCCCCAAAAAAGAAGGAGCCGATTTGCTAAAGGAAAACTCGCCGGTTTTCTCTTCGTATTTTGGATTTGTATGATCGTGCTGGAATTTTTGGATCTTTCCCATGAGAAATTTCTAATGTATCTCCCCAGGGAATGGATCTACTGGTCTTGGAAGGTCGCGAAACAATTCGTTCATTTCGTTCCGTTGCTCGCGATTCCCTTGTTGTACGATTTTTACAGACACAAAACCGATCCGGTTCCGTTCGACAAAAAGAAAAATCCCCGTTACTATCCGATCTTGATTCTCGGATTGTTGATCGCGGCGATCGGATCTTTCGTTCCCGGCTTTCGCGAATTTTATCCGCGAGCGCCTTTGAGCAACGAACAACTTTTGTATCACGCAACTTGGTTCACGACTTTGGGTTTCGAAATCGTTTATCTTTCCACGTTTTATTTCACGGAATTCTTTTTTAGAAAATTCATCATTCGTTATTTGAGTTTTGCGGGACGGTATCACGCCGTCGGAATGGGCGCATTGATTTACGGGATGGTTCATTTCGAAAAACCGAGAGGAGAAATTCTCAGTTCGTTTTTCGGAGGTTTGCTGATGGGAGCTTTGAGCATACGAACGCATTCGATCCGAGGCGGTCTTTACGCGCATATCGCGCTCGCGGCGGGAATGGAATTTTTTGCGGGTCTTTATGTTTGGGACAAGTTGTTTTGA
- a CDS encoding lipocalin-like domain-containing protein produces MIDFRNHHNFFRITVNRLIGIYFLFPIFFTLHADDRPFVFPKDHSFHSPYKVEWCYFVGIIRSSDGKRYGYELSFFKGIFGKNREAFPVHFAISDLENKKHETAQAVERKLGGMAGYDGKRIFSGDFVLEIRGKTEFHLIAKPKNVPGLSLDLHLSAEDSNILIHGDEGKSIKSRKNPDFYSYYYSIPGLSTQGELVFNGKKIRIESGNSWMDHEWSSPLDSTRQAELSDKSNSWDWICIQLEDGTDLMAFNFRETPGSASESFGTLRLKSGQKTKFEKEGEILFSHDSSFWKSHRTDKKYPLVWNLTTRSTQEDSTLQLIIEPFFEDQEFDSRPTTGFSYWEGAVKVRGKRAGKSVQGFGYLELKGGRD; encoded by the coding sequence ATGATCGATTTCAGGAATCATCACAACTTCTTTCGGATTACGGTCAATCGACTAATCGGAATCTATTTCTTATTCCCGATTTTTTTTACGCTTCACGCGGACGATCGGCCCTTCGTTTTTCCCAAGGATCATTCCTTTCATTCTCCGTATAAAGTGGAATGGTGTTATTTCGTGGGAATCATCCGTTCATCGGACGGCAAACGATACGGATACGAACTTAGTTTTTTCAAAGGAATTTTCGGTAAGAATAGGGAAGCGTTTCCCGTTCACTTTGCGATCTCCGATTTGGAAAACAAAAAACACGAAACGGCGCAAGCCGTCGAACGTAAGTTAGGCGGAATGGCGGGTTATGACGGAAAACGGATTTTTAGCGGCGACTTCGTTCTGGAGATCCGAGGAAAAACGGAATTTCATCTGATTGCAAAACCGAAAAACGTTCCGGGACTTTCCCTGGATCTGCATCTCAGCGCAGAGGATTCAAATATTCTAATACACGGAGACGAAGGGAAATCGATCAAGAGCAGAAAGAATCCCGATTTCTATTCGTATTATTACAGCATCCCCGGACTTTCCACACAAGGAGAACTCGTTTTCAACGGGAAAAAGATTCGGATCGAAAGCGGCAATTCTTGGATGGACCATGAGTGGAGCAGTCCGTTGGATTCCACAAGACAAGCGGAGCTTTCGGACAAATCCAATTCTTGGGATTGGATCTGCATCCAACTCGAGGACGGAACCGATCTGATGGCTTTTAACTTTCGGGAAACTCCAGGCTCGGCTTCGGAAAGTTTCGGAACGCTCCGATTGAAGTCCGGACAAAAAACGAAATTTGAAAAGGAAGGAGAAATTCTTTTCTCACACGATTCTTCCTTTTGGAAAAGTCATCGCACCGATAAAAAATATCCTCTTGTATGGAATCTGACCACTCGATCGACACAAGAAGATTCGACTCTCCAGCTTATAATCGAACCCTTCTTTGAAGATCAAGAATTCGATTCCAGACCTACAACCGGATTCAGTTATTGGGAAGGCGCGGTAAAAGTTCGAGGAAAGAGAGCCGGAAAATCCGTTCAAGGTTTCGGATATTTGGAACTCAAAGGAGGTCGCGATTGA
- a CDS encoding ABC transporter permease subunit: MKKYFLKRFLLIIPTLLGMTFIVFLISHFAPGGPLETEIAKIRGYANAQGGSAKTISEEEIDIIKKRLHLDKPVGIAYLYWLKEILTFNLGESRLHTRQVTDLILEKLPVSLTFGLSGFFLSYLICIPLGISKALQNGERFDIASSGIILITYSIPVFALSVLLLYIFASGELLSIFPLGHEVSDEYESLSSWEKIVDRIQHMFLPVICYVSGSFAVLTLLMKNSLLEQISKEYVRTALSKGFSFKEAIFKHAFRNSLIPIATGFGSNLSLIFAGSLVIELVFNIDGMGLLSFQAVTERDTDLMMGLLLVQSLLSLIGNILSDFCYVLIDPRIQFE, from the coding sequence ATGAAAAAATATTTCCTGAAACGATTTCTTCTCATCATCCCGACTTTGCTGGGAATGACGTTTATCGTTTTTTTGATTTCTCATTTTGCGCCCGGCGGTCCGCTCGAAACCGAAATCGCAAAGATCCGAGGATATGCGAACGCACAAGGCGGGAGCGCAAAAACGATCTCCGAAGAAGAAATCGACATCATCAAAAAAAGATTACATTTAGATAAACCCGTCGGCATCGCTTATCTTTATTGGCTCAAAGAAATTCTTACCTTTAACCTGGGAGAATCCAGGCTTCATACGCGGCAAGTCACGGATTTGATTTTGGAAAAACTTCCCGTATCGCTGACGTTCGGTCTTTCCGGTTTTTTTCTTTCCTATTTGATTTGTATCCCGCTCGGAATTTCAAAGGCGCTTCAGAACGGAGAACGATTCGATATCGCTTCCAGCGGAATCATCTTAATCACGTATTCGATTCCCGTCTTCGCGCTTTCCGTGTTACTGCTTTATATATTCGCCTCGGGAGAATTATTATCGATCTTCCCGCTCGGTCACGAGGTTTCGGACGAATACGAATCCTTATCTTCTTGGGAAAAGATCGTCGATCGAATCCAACACATGTTTCTTCCGGTGATCTGTTACGTTTCCGGTTCGTTCGCGGTTCTCACATTGTTGATGAAGAATTCCCTCTTGGAACAAATCTCGAAAGAATACGTCCGCACCGCTCTTTCCAAGGGATTCAGTTTTAAGGAAGCGATCTTCAAACACGCGTTTCGAAATTCTTTGATTCCGATCGCGACCGGCTTCGGTAGCAACCTCAGTTTGATTTTCGCGGGCTCGCTCGTGATCGAACTCGTGTTCAACATCGACGGAATGGGCCTTTTGAGTTTTCAAGCCGTCACGGAAAGAGACACGGATCTGATGATGGGACTTTTATTGGTTCAAAGTCTTCTTTCCTTGATCGGAAATATTCTCTCCGATTTCTGTTACGTCCTTATCGATCCGAGGATTCAATTCGAATGA
- a CDS encoding ABC transporter permease, which produces MILSPILKKRFQKFRANKRAWYALNILLISYVISLFAPLIATNQPLIVSYQGKWHFPIFAFYPESQFGGENLTPPNYKKLAKRDDFLSGSNWILFAPVPYGYNEDNLESLEEGETPPSSPNRKHWLGTDDRGRDVFTRVFYAYRNALSFGLILVFLELAMGTLIGGMQGYFGGKTDILMQRIIEILSAIPFLYLILIVGAFFGRGFTVLLITYGALSWIGISYYMRGEFYKLKQLTYVDSAKALGVSSFRIMLRHILPNAITPLVTFLPFTLIGSISILSALDFLGYGIPAPNPSWGEMIGQGRERLSAWWLITFPSSALFFTILLTSFIGEGLRDSFDSREKAVYE; this is translated from the coding sequence ATGATTCTGAGTCCGATCTTAAAAAAACGATTTCAGAAATTCCGGGCTAACAAACGGGCTTGGTATGCCTTAAATATATTATTGATTTCTTATGTGATTTCCTTGTTCGCGCCTCTCATCGCGACCAATCAGCCTTTGATCGTAAGTTATCAGGGGAAATGGCATTTTCCGATTTTTGCGTTTTATCCCGAGTCTCAATTCGGTGGGGAGAATCTAACTCCGCCGAACTACAAAAAACTCGCAAAACGGGACGATTTCCTCTCCGGTTCCAATTGGATCCTATTCGCTCCCGTTCCGTACGGCTACAACGAGGACAACTTGGAAAGTTTGGAGGAAGGGGAAACGCCTCCTTCTTCTCCCAATCGAAAACATTGGCTTGGGACGGACGATCGGGGCCGCGACGTTTTTACGCGGGTTTTTTACGCATACAGAAACGCCCTCAGCTTCGGACTTATATTAGTATTTCTTGAATTAGCAATGGGAACGTTGATCGGTGGAATGCAGGGTTACTTCGGAGGAAAGACGGATATTCTCATGCAGAGAATTATCGAAATTCTTTCCGCGATCCCCTTCTTATATTTGATTCTGATCGTGGGAGCGTTTTTCGGAAGAGGATTTACGGTTTTATTGATCACATACGGCGCGTTGAGCTGGATCGGCATTTCGTATTATATGCGCGGAGAATTCTACAAACTCAAACAACTGACGTATGTGGATTCTGCAAAAGCGTTGGGAGTCAGTTCGTTTCGAATCATGCTGCGACACATTCTTCCGAACGCGATCACGCCCCTCGTAACATTCTTGCCGTTTACTCTGATCGGATCGATTTCCATTCTAAGCGCGTTGGACTTTCTCGGTTACGGAATTCCCGCGCCTAACCCGTCTTGGGGAGAAATGATCGGACAAGGAAGGGAACGATTGAGCGCATGGTGGCTCATCACGTTTCCGTCGTCCGCGCTCTTCTTCACGATTTTATTGACTTCGTTTATCGGAGAAGGACTAAGAGACTCTTTCGATTCCAGAGAAAAGGCGGTGTATGAATGA
- a CDS encoding ABC transporter ATP-binding protein, producing the protein MNASSLLQVKNFSLDLYSENRWLPVLQNLSFDVRPGEILSLIGESGCGKSLTALALTRLIPSNISRVRSGEILYQGNDLLKLSAEQMRKIRGKEIAYIFQEPFAALNPLLKIEDQMIEAYLMHISDNRKEAIEKAKYLLSSVGITDIQQRLYSYPNQMSGGILQRISIAMALMCDPTLLIADEPTSSIDVTIQAQLVELLLRLQKENGMSILFISHDFGLVGTIAHRIAVMYAGRIAEIGDTDSVIDSPNHPYTKDLLASIPSLAKSVEDLQPIQGIVPSPDQYPIGCHYSTRCKAVMNSCKETKPELFTVRSEKEPHLAACFLTKE; encoded by the coding sequence ATGAACGCTTCTTCTTTGCTTCAGGTTAAGAATTTTTCACTCGATCTTTATTCGGAAAACCGTTGGCTTCCCGTTCTTCAAAATTTGAGTTTCGACGTACGACCCGGTGAAATTCTTTCTTTGATCGGAGAATCGGGCTGCGGCAAGTCTTTGACCGCGCTCGCATTGACGCGTTTGATTCCTTCCAACATTTCGCGCGTTCGATCGGGTGAAATTTTATACCAAGGAAACGATCTTTTAAAACTTTCCGCCGAACAGATGAGAAAGATCCGCGGAAAGGAAATCGCTTATATCTTTCAAGAACCCTTTGCCGCGCTCAATCCTTTGTTGAAGATCGAAGATCAGATGATCGAAGCGTATTTGATGCACATATCGGATAACCGCAAAGAAGCGATCGAGAAAGCGAAGTATCTTTTGTCTTCGGTCGGAATCACGGATATTCAACAAAGATTATATTCCTATCCGAATCAGATGAGCGGGGGAATTCTTCAGAGAATCAGCATCGCGATGGCGTTGATGTGCGATCCGACTCTTCTCATCGCTGACGAACCTACGAGCTCGATCGACGTAACGATCCAAGCACAGCTTGTGGAACTTCTTCTTCGTCTTCAAAAAGAAAACGGAATGTCCATTCTCTTTATCTCGCACGATTTCGGCTTAGTCGGAACGATCGCGCATCGAATCGCGGTTATGTATGCGGGGAGAATCGCCGAGATCGGAGACACCGATTCCGTCATCGATTCGCCCAATCATCCTTATACGAAGGATTTACTCGCGTCGATTCCGTCGCTTGCCAAATCGGTCGAGGACTTGCAGCCGATTCAGGGAATCGTTCCTTCGCCCGATCAATACCCGATCGGTTGTCATTATTCCACACGTTGTAAAGCGGTGATGAATTCGTGCAAAGAAACCAAACCGGAATTGTTTACCGTACGCTCCGAAAAAGAACCGCATCTGGCCGCTTGTTTTTTAACGAAAGAATAG
- a CDS encoding ABC transporter ATP-binding protein → MIAIKDLSISFYTKSGFGFKKNRIAAVDGVNLEIASNEILGLVGESGCGKSTLGRGLVKLLKPESGTIHFEDTEISSLSSSEFFPLRKNLQIIFQDPYSSLNPRMTIAEILMEGLEIHEKLSTEEAESKIKDILQRVNLSSDILSRFPHEFSGGQRQRIAIARALVLKPKFVICDESVSALDVSTGTQVLKLLVELKNEFGLSYLFISHDLGVVKSISDRIAVMYLGKIVELGKTKDIVSSPAHPYTKALFQSTFDVYDRKKIRTPLQGEIPSVVHKPSGCHFHTRCPIAQDLCKKEIPVWKENENGQKVLCHFPLEKGK, encoded by the coding sequence ATGATCGCCATCAAAGACCTATCCATCAGTTTTTACACGAAATCCGGATTCGGATTTAAAAAGAATCGAATCGCCGCGGTAGACGGAGTCAATCTTGAAATCGCAAGCAACGAAATTCTAGGATTAGTGGGAGAATCGGGTTGCGGTAAGTCCACGTTGGGAAGAGGTCTCGTAAAACTTTTAAAACCCGAATCGGGAACGATTCATTTTGAAGATACGGAGATTTCTTCGCTTTCTTCTTCCGAATTTTTTCCGCTTCGAAAAAATCTTCAGATCATCTTTCAAGATCCGTATTCTTCCCTGAACCCGAGAATGACGATTGCGGAAATTCTTATGGAAGGTTTGGAAATTCACGAAAAACTTTCCACCGAAGAAGCCGAATCCAAAATCAAAGACATTCTGCAAAGAGTGAATCTATCATCCGATATTCTTTCCAGATTTCCCCACGAGTTTTCCGGCGGTCAAAGACAAAGAATTGCGATCGCAAGAGCGCTCGTTTTAAAACCCAAGTTTGTCATCTGTGACGAATCGGTCTCCGCACTCGACGTTTCTACGGGAACTCAAGTTTTAAAACTTTTGGTCGAATTAAAAAACGAATTCGGGCTTTCGTATTTGTTTATCTCTCACGATCTCGGTGTGGTAAAATCGATCTCGGACAGGATCGCGGTCATGTATTTGGGGAAAATCGTCGAGCTTGGAAAAACGAAGGACATCGTTTCTTCGCCTGCTCATCCTTATACAAAGGCTTTATTTCAATCGACGTTCGACGTTTACGATCGAAAGAAAATTCGAACTCCGCTCCAGGGAGAAATACCGAGCGTGGTTCATAAACCTTCCGGTTGTCACTTTCACACGCGATGTCCGATCGCACAGGATCTCTGCAAAAAGGAGATTCCCGTTTGGAAAGAAAACGAAAACGGGCAAAAGGTTTTGTGTCACTTTCCGTTGGAAAAAGGAAAATGA